DNA sequence from the Cyanobacteriota bacterium genome:
ATGGGCGATCGCATAGCCAGAAAAGGGCGGAAAAGAAATCTGACGCAGGTTGGGAGTAGGGTAGTGGGCAACGGTCTGATTTTGGATCCAATGAATGACACGGGGCATGTGATAGGTTAGCGAGTCGTAGTTGTTAGGCGGAGCTACGATCGCGACCACCAGCGAAAACCCTAGGATTAATCCCACCACTAGCATAGAGAGCCGAGCCATGAAGGGCTGCTGCTGGAAATGATGGCGCAGATTCATGAGTCCTTGGGTGAAGGCAGGCGATAGAGTATGTCGCCAAATTCTTACCAATAGCAAACTATTAACAAGCGCCATTAGACTCCATAGCCACACTACCCAGCCAACATTGAACGCTCGACTAGCGCTAAAAAGTTCAGTGCTGATGGCAATTACTAGCCCATGCAAAATACTGGCCTTGAGGAAAGCACTCCTTACGCCGCTAGAGCCACTGACAACAAAGCTGGCAACCGTTGCTAAAAACGACACCAAGATTAGGAGCGTAGCCATACTGTATGCTGCTTCAGGGTTGTGGACGAATGGTAGCGATCGCCAACTTCACTCCGTCAATCCCCCGTAGGCGATCCATCACGGCAACGACCCTGCCATGAGGTACTGCCTCATCTGCATTCAGAATAACTACTAGCTGCTGTTTGGTTGTGGCTAAAGTTCTCACCCGCTGATCTAAGGTATCTAGGGTTACAGGTTGACGATCAAGGGCTAGTTCACCCGACTGCGCGATCGTCACTGTTACTCGGCCAGTTTCTGATGCCTGAGTCTGAACAGTGTTGGTAGCCTTAGGTAAGTTCACTGGTAGCCCTTCAGACCTCGTCAAGAACAATGTAGACAGGATGAAAAACGTCAAAATTGCAAAGATAACGTCTATCATCGGCACGATATTGATTTGAGGGGGCAACTCAGGCTCATCCGGCAAGCGCATGATTAAACTGGCTCCACAAAGTTATAGCTCTCACTCAAGGTACAACCTTACAGCTACGGCTTCAAGCTTTCTAACTCTGCTCGTAGGGCAGCGAGTTGAGCGGTTAATTCCTGCAATTCAGCTTGAACATCAGACATACTTGGCTCAGAGACAGGGACTGCCGTAGTTGGAATCGGCTCTGAAGGCTGGCTATTAGCAGTGCTAGATGACCTACTGTCTCGTTGTCTTGCTAGGAATGAATCGACAAATCGGCGAGCCTCCTGTTCGGTAATGGCTCCTTTTTCTGCTAATTCATCAGCGAGCTGGCTCCACTCAGATTGCAACTTAGAGGTGACTTCTTGGCGCTTCTGAGGATCTTGTAATGTCTCTAACAAAGACGCTGTAGCACCTACAGTCACTCGAAAGCTTTTTTGCACCAATTCCATTAAGTTCTCAGGGTTCATAGTAAGTTCAATATCCCGTTGACAGAGAGAATGTAGACTATGCAGTGGCGCAACTAGCAGTAGATGACATGGCTCCCAAGTCTACTACCAAGTTAGCCAAGTCCCCTCTGATTCTAACGGCATTTCTCAGGAAATGAAGAGGTGTAGGTGACCGATCAGCAGCCTACGGTCGTCGGCAAATCCCAAATACGGAAGTGTAGCCATGCAGAAACGTGCTGCCTCCCACTGGGCCAATTTCACCATTACAGAAAAAGCCACTCAAGGGCACATTCTGAATGTAACGGCTAAATAGGCCAGAATCAAAATTAGGCGCACCGTACAAGCGCTCACCTCGTCCCAAGCAAGAAAACATCAGCGCTCCCACTATAGAGGCCCCTTTGTGCTGTTGTTGATAGCGGGCTAACAATACCTCTAGGTCTTCTGCTGAGGTACGGGCATCTCGCAGGTGAAACTGCACACGCTGGCCAGGGCGAATACGATCGCCAATAGCAATGGCACCTGCCTTAGGGTCTACCCCAATCAGATTCCGAATAAGGAAATCGCCACGTTCTAGCTGCTGCTTGAACTCACTGCGAGCCAATCCAATAAATAGGGAATTCTGGGCTAACTCTTGATCATCTTCACTGAGATCACTAAACATTTCCTGCAACACCTCAAGGGGAACTCGTGATTTACCCTCCTTTACATCGTCAGCATCCATTTCCAGCCTTAGGAGAATGTTACGCTCACTCTCGGTCACCCGGAGGGGATGCCCAATTGGCCGACATCCCTGAGCCACGATTGCATCCACAACAATATCGCCAGTAAGAGCTACACCAACGACACCTTCCTGATGGTGACAATAATTACAAAATAGGCTACTGCCATTTCCCGTGCCTGCACTTGCCAAGCCTCCAATTTTGACTGAGTTAGGGTAAGCATAATCTAGCCCCTCCAAAAGGCTGTTGACCCGTGATGAAAATGGATCTGCCAACAATATGAAGCTAGGTTGCTGTGCAGGCTCTACGCCTATGAGATCAATCCAGCGATCGGGGGGGCTGTCTAAGTCAGGAAGTTGATCACCCATCAGATGAAATGGAGTTGCCGTCACACCGGGTAGATAGGCAAGGCTAAGACTTAGGGCTGGGTAGTCTTCAACTTCCTGGGCCTCTCCCTGCATATTCATACCAATTACTCCTCCTCCACTACAGCCAATCAGCACCGGAACCCTCAAACGTTCCTCCAGCAATGGCATCAGACGAGGGTATTCACTAGTAAAAGCTGCTGAGATAAAGAGAATTGCTAAGTCTGCTGGTGCTTGCAGCAGAGCCTGAGCTTGCTCAACGACATCATTGACTGCTGCTTCCAACGAAGGACGAGTTGACAGCGTACTAACCCACTTCATTTCACTTGTAGCAGCATTTACCATATCAATATCTCCCGAGCTAGGACAATCTAAACGAGACTATAAAGCTTCAGGCAGTGCCTGCACAGACTTAAGCTCCTAGCCGAATTAGCCCCTTTGCTAGTCAATCAGATACAATAAGCTGGCCCAGCCCATAGAATAAAATTCTAACGTGTTCAGCCCAGATGGCCACAGTCTAGTAAGACAGCTAGCCAGCCTTTCATTCATCAGGCTTGTACGGTTAACTCTACCTCATAACGACCAATGTCTGTAGATTCATCACCTGTCACGTTGCTCCATATCAAGCTAACATGGCTATGTAACAAGATATTAAGCTGCGCCTAGTGTAGGTAAGCCGTGCAAACCTTAAAAAATAGCGCTTGATACAGCTTTCTAGCTGCGCAGTCGTGTAACACTGATGAATTGTTAGAAACAAGGCAGGATTATCTGGACTATGAGTGATATTCAAGCAAAAGTTCAAGAAGAGTTAGATAATGCTCGCAGGGTCTGCGACACTGAAGGCGGCGATTCTGCTGCATGTGCTGCTGCTTGGGATGCAGTAGAGGAGTTGCAAGCCGAAGCGTCTCATCAGAGACAGGTTAAGCCTAAGAACTCTCTAGAAGAGTTTTGCTCTGACAACCCCGAAGCGGCTGAGTGTCGAGTTTACGACAATTAAGCAGTTAACTGGTTCTGTTGAAGTTTATGGTTGCCAACTGATTCAGTTGTAGTTAGAGACGCAGAGAACTGCGTCTCCGTGTTTTTTAAGGTATAGCTGAGCAACTACTCAGAGCACAATGCACGCAACGTATGGCTACTCTGAGTTATCTGGCAATCGACAATGCGGGCTGCGACCCCTGCAACAAACCTGTCAACAAATCACTGGGGCCATGGGGATGGGGCCAAGCAAAGGCATGACGAAAAGCTGCCTGTTGACAGGCCCGCAACTCTTCAAACCCAATGATGTCATGTGTTAAGAGACTTTCGTACTCAAAGGGCAAGCGCACATTGTTCAAGCCTGCATTATCGGTACAGATGGCAATTTCTACACCTGCGTCGAAGCAACGATCGAACACAACCTTGAGCTGAGAAAGATCATTTAGGGTACCTGTTTTCAGATAGGTTGTAGGGCAAACCTCTAAGCACTGATGGCTAGACGCTAATGATGGTAATAGCTCCGGATAGTGTAATGGAATCTGGATGCCATGACCAATGCGCATTAGGTAAGGTAACAGTTCTGGATAGCAGCCATCCTTAGTTTCATACAAGTGCCCTGTAGTTTTTAGTCCTAACGAGTGTGCATAAGCATATAACGATATAAATTCGTCGAGACGATCGCGATAGTGGATATCTCCTCCAGCTAAGTCGATTGCGCAGACATAATGCGGCATTTGTGCAGCGAGGTCGACAAGTGCCCGGTTAACATCGTAGGGCAATCGAGAATGCATACAAAGAATCTGACTAGTTACGATCGGGTACTCTTGAATCTGGCTAGCCTTGCCCACTACTTCTACAATCTCTGCCATCAAGTCAATCCGCCGAGACTGCTCTAGTTCCGGTGGTGTGCGCAGGTATGGTGTGTAGCGTAGTTCCAGATATGCCAAATTTTCAAACACATAGGCACCACGCACCAGACGATAGATAAAGTAGGGCAAGCTATCAATCGTCTGCACACTCTCAACCAAGGTATGCAACTCTAAGTACTCATCCAATGTCGATCGTGGTCGAGTATAAAACTCTTCAAAGTCGGCATACTCAGAAAATCGCTCTACTAGCGGGGATTGATTGCGGTATAGATAGCGCCAGAGAACCCGGGGTACCACCGAACCCCCCAAATGGCGATGAAGCTCAGCGTATAGAGTCACGGTCACCTCTCAGTTTATTTCTTAGAATAGCGCAGAATATCAATTCCGCGAGGATTAAGGTAATGGTAACTGGGTTCTAGGAGTGCTAGGCGCTCCAGGTGTACTAAGAGGTGATGTTCTAGGGCTAATGCCAGGGATTGTGCCGCTTGGTCTACCATCTGGAACTACTTGCGGACTAGGTGGTGCTTCTTGGGGGTTAGCAGGCACAGTTCGATTCGGCACAAGAGGCAAATTATCTCCAGGCTGCATAGTTGGAGATCCGGGAGGTGTAACCCCCGGCACCGCTCCTGGCTGCTGTGGAGTGGTTGACAGACCAGGAACATTGGGAATAGCTGGGGAAATAGTAGGTTGATTAACAGTGGGTACTGTAGCTAGCGCTACTCGGTCGCCCCCAATCGAGCGGAGCAAATCTAAAACAGTAACGACATCATCATAAATAGCGTTGCGTGGCGCATAGAGCACCAGCATCCCCTCAGGATTAAGTTGCTTGTAGCCCACCACCTGCTGTTTTAGTTGTTCAATGGTTACAGGTTGCTGATCAACATAAACCTGTCCAAGTGCGTCAACGCTGACTACAAACACTTGCCGAATTTGTGGCACCCCTGTGGTAGCGCTGGGCAAATCTACAGCAATACCTTGCTGACGGGTTAACTGTAAGGCTGCCAGGATGAAAAATGTCAAGATGCAGAAAATAACGTCAATTAGGGGCAGAATTTCAATCCGCACATCATCCGCATTGCCGTCTAGATTGATCTTCATGATGCTTAACCTACACTAGGGTTACGGATTTAGTCATCCCACGTCTTGGGATAGTCTGCTGGCAAGCTTGGAGGAACTGAACTAACACTAGAAGCATCTGTGCCGTCCAAGCGATCGTTACCTCTTTCACCATGAACAGCCATTTCCTGGGATCCTGAGAGAGCATAGGACTCTTGCCCAGGAACCATCGGTACTGCCAGAGGTGATTCTCCAGTCTTAGCCCAATGTAACCGATACATCAACTCTAGGTCATTGCCAACCTTCCGGAATACTTTAACCTGTCCAACAATGAAGCCTTGGAACAGTCGATAAAACGCAACCGTAAAGATAGCAACAATCAACCCAGCAGCCGTGCTAATTAACGCCTCTCCAATGCCAGTAGTAACACCTTTAGTGGATGCAGTGCCAATTTCCCCCAGGGTAATTGATCGCAGTGAAATAATCAGACCAATGACAGTGCCTAACAATCCCAACAGTGGTGCCAAGGCGATGACTGCTTCTAAAATTTTTTCACCCCGGCGCATAGCTGCTAACTCCTCATCAGCCGATGCCTCTAACGCTAACTTAAATGCTTCAGGATCAGGGTTCGCTAATTGCAGAGGTGTGTACAGAAAACGACCGATCGGCTGATCCGAAGACCGTCGGGCAATTTCCCTAGCATCTAGCCAATTACGCCGAACTGCTTCTAGCACCCGCTCTACAATCTCTTTCTCTTCCGTTAGGATGCCAAACCAGAACCATAGCCGCTCTATCACCACACTCAGTGATAGCACGGAGAGGAACAACAGAGGCCACATTGAAACACCGCCCTTCTGAAATAGCTCCGTGATATTCATGGTTTGCTACTATACCTCCCTCAATCATTAGCACGTTACATGGCACACCATAGCTTAACTCTGAAGTAGTTCAGATTATTCAGTGTACGGGCGTTGTCAACAAAACCTACGCCATTTTAAGCCAAAGTGAACCTGGTTGTAAGAACAGTCAGTCATGCAATTACGGCAATGGGACGGAAATCCACATTTGAGTGTCTTTGAATAGATCTCCTACAATTAGAATCAAACAACGATGCAGCGTATGCTCTGTAGTAAAAACTTCAGTTGTCAGTTGTTAGAGGTATTGCTTGGAATAGCTGGTGGAATTTAGAGATGGGATTCTTCGAGTCTGAAATCGTTCAGAAAGAAGCGAAGCAGTTGTTTGAGGACTATCAGTCCCTTGTGCAGCTAGGCTCTAGCTATGGCAAGTTTGATCGGGAAGGTAAGAAATTGTTCATTGAGCAAATGGAACAACTGATGGATCGCTACCGTATTTTTATGAAGCGGTTTGAACTGTCAGAAGATTTCATGGCTCAGATGACGATCGAGCAGCTTAAAACTCAGTTAAGTCAATTTGGTATTACTCCGCAGCAGATGTTTGACCAGATGAACCTTACCCTAGAGCGCATGAAGTCTGAACTAGAGCGCCAGCCGTAGTACAGCCATAGATGCACTCGTGCTTCCTTGTCCAAATTTTTGACTGAACTTTAGCTTGAAGAGAGCCTACCCTCTTCATAGCAAACGATGCAATTGCGGCCTTGGTGCTTTGCCAAATATAGAGCACGGTCAGCCGCTATAGTCAATTGAAGAGGTGTTAGCTCTGATGTGGGAATCTGGCAC
Encoded proteins:
- a CDS encoding DUF1825 family protein, whose amino-acid sequence is MGFFESEIVQKEAKQLFEDYQSLVQLGSSYGKFDREGKKLFIEQMEQLMDRYRIFMKRFELSEDFMAQMTIEQLKTQLSQFGITPQQMFDQMNLTLERMKSELERQP
- a CDS encoding MotA/TolQ/ExbB proton channel family protein codes for the protein MNITELFQKGGVSMWPLLFLSVLSLSVVIERLWFWFGILTEEKEIVERVLEAVRRNWLDAREIARRSSDQPIGRFLYTPLQLANPDPEAFKLALEASADEELAAMRRGEKILEAVIALAPLLGLLGTVIGLIISLRSITLGEIGTASTKGVTTGIGEALISTAAGLIVAIFTVAFYRLFQGFIVGQVKVFRKVGNDLELMYRLHWAKTGESPLAVPMVPGQESYALSGSQEMAVHGERGNDRLDGTDASSVSSVPPSLPADYPKTWDD
- a CDS encoding biopolymer transporter ExbD, whose translation is MRLPDEPELPPQINIVPMIDVIFAILTFFILSTLFLTRSEGLPVNLPKATNTVQTQASETGRVTVTIAQSGELALDRQPVTLDTLDQRVRTLATTKQQLVVILNADEAVPHGRVVAVMDRLRGIDGVKLAIATIRPQP
- a CDS encoding FIST C-terminal domain-containing protein; this encodes MKWVSTLSTRPSLEAAVNDVVEQAQALLQAPADLAILFISAAFTSEYPRLMPLLEERLRVPVLIGCSGGGVIGMNMQGEAQEVEDYPALSLSLAYLPGVTATPFHLMGDQLPDLDSPPDRWIDLIGVEPAQQPSFILLADPFSSRVNSLLEGLDYAYPNSVKIGGLASAGTGNGSSLFCNYCHHQEGVVGVALTGDIVVDAIVAQGCRPIGHPLRVTESERNILLRLEMDADDVKEGKSRVPLEVLQEMFSDLSEDDQELAQNSLFIGLARSEFKQQLERGDFLIRNLIGVDPKAGAIAIGDRIRPGQRVQFHLRDARTSAEDLEVLLARYQQQHKGASIVGALMFSCLGRGERLYGAPNFDSGLFSRYIQNVPLSGFFCNGEIGPVGGSTFLHGYTSVFGICRRP
- a CDS encoding biopolymer transporter ExbD; this translates as MKINLDGNADDVRIEILPLIDVIFCILTFFILAALQLTRQQGIAVDLPSATTGVPQIRQVFVVSVDALGQVYVDQQPVTIEQLKQQVVGYKQLNPEGMLVLYAPRNAIYDDVVTVLDLLRSIGGDRVALATVPTVNQPTISPAIPNVPGLSTTPQQPGAVPGVTPPGSPTMQPGDNLPLVPNRTVPANPQEAPPSPQVVPDGRPSGTIPGISPRTSPLSTPGAPSTPRTQLPLP
- a CDS encoding Calvin cycle protein CP12, with the protein product MSDIQAKVQEELDNARRVCDTEGGDSAACAAAWDAVEELQAEASHQRQVKPKNSLEEFCSDNPEAAECRVYDN
- a CDS encoding adenosine deaminase, translated to MTLYAELHRHLGGSVVPRVLWRYLYRNQSPLVERFSEYADFEEFYTRPRSTLDEYLELHTLVESVQTIDSLPYFIYRLVRGAYVFENLAYLELRYTPYLRTPPELEQSRRIDLMAEIVEVVGKASQIQEYPIVTSQILCMHSRLPYDVNRALVDLAAQMPHYVCAIDLAGGDIHYRDRLDEFISLYAYAHSLGLKTTGHLYETKDGCYPELLPYLMRIGHGIQIPLHYPELLPSLASSHQCLEVCPTTYLKTGTLNDLSQLKVVFDRCFDAGVEIAICTDNAGLNNVRLPFEYESLLTHDIIGFEELRACQQAAFRHAFAWPHPHGPSDLLTGLLQGSQPALSIAR